The Helianthus annuus cultivar XRQ/B chromosome 15, HanXRQr2.0-SUNRISE, whole genome shotgun sequence genomic sequence gtttgaaatctttttgggatttcagcgtCACAGATAGggtgcacaaaccgagatatcctgtgacTGTCTTGGGATACTTTTGGAATTGGCTGGAACACCCCAggcacactggatatcatgtcttttaacttctgaagctccctagataatgctgacgtcacacctgtatcctgcaaagatccaacaccattagtggcaagagtattattattattagatacattaCCGATCTggggattctggccatatcctgaagcatatcctgagcttctcacagTCGACACTCTgaccgaagagggtatctcaggagtatgattctgggaaTGACTAGGTATAATATTTCCCCGATTGTCCTCagtgtaaactgcagaactgaagttcaaagccttgggctgcaagggagtgacagtatcttcagcaggcctgctcgagcttgacttcaagagttgtatctctctcatcagcatctgattagtttcctgctgctgcctcatctgttcctgtacactaccaaacaaacttagaatttcctcattagaagctaaaacaggaccGGATCCCTGGACATTGCGGGTGGGAataacatcccgagccacatgaatttcagttccttgggaagaagcttgagatctcggaggaggtggtggaagcaccgaaccaattgttgtaGATTTTGTAGCAGacatggtggaagagctcatgtttgatattgaggccattgaaaacagttttgaaaacagaaaaccaaatAGCGATTTTGCAAAGGCTTTTAgtaaaaatagcaccacttgccccacggtgggcaccaaattgttttggtcaaaaattacctaagcaattaagtgatcaaattagttaagtgaggtagtgtgcttagagaatgtgttcaaaaaatatgttaattgagttgtttgcaaaaacagtttcaggatatggctcaggatatagagctatATCtgtaatcaaacaatgagcaaaaaagtaaaggttgacacatgatgtacgaggaaagcccttgatcaatttagatcaccggcataaaacctcgagagctgacaatcgcagctgcctagttcttctattacttcaaatgtcaggatacagtgcaggatgtagtgcggatcaactaggtgttacaatgtaattcAAGTACAAGTGTTGGTGGAGAGTGGTTGCTAGAAGCTAGAAAGCTAAAGTGTGCGAAAGAGTGAAGTGTGAAATTGTGTGCCTTAATCTGACCcaccccatctatttatagtaaaagaaatataacaaactatcctattaaaGCGGGATCCGACGGATATTCTCTacttgaacgttgtagacctggtcttccAGGTCCAACGTCTCTCAAATAACTAATTCGCCCGAGTCTctaggagaagaagtccatctgaccgttagtGACTTACAGCTTCTCACCTGCACGTGGTTTATTTAGTTAAGACcaggatatcgcccaggatgttaccaatattcCAAACCAGTATCCTGTATCCTGATCATAAGCAAACAACCAAAAGcaagatattagtcaggatatatacaATCaaaaaatgacccataacaacaTGCATACTTGGTTAACTTCGAATCCTATAACATCAATAATCAGAAAGACTCACAATGGGTGTTATCCGGATtttgtttcatccagactcggttaaatttggatcattcaacttccctagcATGCGAGATTTAgtatggttgttttacgaatcgtatagcattCAGAGTCGGCTACATTCAGATAGCACCATACTCGGTGGAATTCGGATCCTATAACATCACTATTCACTAGGATTCGCAATTGGCAGTATCTAGATTCTATTTCATCtagactcggtttaatttggatcattcaacttccctagcatgcgagattcagaatggttgttttatGAATCGCATAGCATCTAGAGTTGGCTACATTAAGATAGCATTCATACTCGGTTGAATTGGGATCCTATAACATCACTAaacagaaggactcacaatgggtgttATCCGGATtttgtttcatccagactcgatTAAATTttgatcattcaacttccctagcatgcgagattcagaatggttgttCTATGAATCGTATAGCATCTAGAGTCggctacattcagatagcatccatactagGTTGAATTCGGATCCAATAACATCtagactcggtttaatttggatcattcaacttccttAGCATGCGAGATTCAGAAGGGTTGTTTCtattgggtttttcacatgtttatcaaagtattttatccatataaaataaaaacgcagcggaaaatattatttaaaacatgttacttacaagatataaaacccattttatatgtaaaacccaatccccggatccatatacgaacatgcatgctatcaaaaattaaaacacaaccatagggtgtttagaatactacctttcAAGGAGTAAaggagatgaagaagatgatgcttcttgaacggttgccttcaagtgtagaagacctcaagcttatataccccaagccttccaacaaacactttatgtttagctaggattttaTACTCAAAACTCACTTGAAAATCCCTCATAAAACCACCACCTTGGCCGAAAATATGAGAGACAATTTTAGAGAATTCTTGCACTAGAAATTAcaaacttagaaaaatataaatcCACCATATGTTGGCCGATTTCTAGAGAGAAATCTTTAGTATTCTTAAGTTCATAATTTTACAATGATCATCCATCTTTTAGTCTTGCAACAACTTGTCTTAAAAGAATGAGAGAGAACTTGGCCACCCATCTTGCCCAATGAGAGAGCATCTAACACATGCAAGTGCATGTAACCTCATTGGACCAAAACATTTTGTGAGTTCCCATAAGGGGGACGGCCTAgctttattttttataaaaaaaattcaaaaattttcttataataacaatttaagtcttatataattttataacttttataaaattataacatcacatgttttaagacttatacaacttttattaagttatttaacccattaaataacataataaaatattctctcaaaataaattatccatataacttattagtttgtcaagtgaaattatttagaaaaccgatttctaaatattttaagtgttaatatttatttgtttgatcatatcacaaataaatattctaagtgtttgtctagcttgtatttgggtatgactcgacttggatcataacgtactagctacatcaatttaatatgtgtcttgggcatacagagtccaacaatctcccacttgcacaagatacatagaagattgatggaagtagtaaagaccacctaactatagtttactacccctaatacgtatgactatatgtcccattcaataacatcatttCCTTCAAGTCCCTTACCTGAATATGATTTAGGTGattctatcatttatcctttcgttacagatgtcatgtcaaatccagagacatagagtgatcactctctgttgatttaactttagcaggccttagacatcttactctcaacgaataagaggaacaaatcccttcttgactacatacgtctcacacaatcaccttgtaccacacctgagcttagccttatgtactgtcatATTACTAACAACGAAGAAATAAGTCAAGgtataatatttggtgaatatcaagacccaatatgtatctcaggtcagaggatactatgatattctccattactcaaatttacttatgatcaatcaccaatgattccatgcagtaagaTTTGAGAGCGAGCCAGTCCAacatttgtatcccacaaatatctatgaactttggcagcaacactttgctctatattcatacctaatgaatatccaccaatccaagttcataatagtcttgcattcatatttgttcccacaagtatgatcgactacggacatttagaataagcaacttattcatggatttaaacatgctagaatggaacataactcaaaataccCTGTACAAGAGTCATAATAACAGTTGTTCCAacatccaaatacaaaatagatcaaatccaatcactagaatatcgaagtcctaaggcacaagtatgacccttCATGCTTTGCCCATttaaggagcttcgtgagtggatccgcaatattttgatcagtgtgaactttgcgaatacatatctttccctttttcaacttcatcccttatgtagttgaaactccgctcaatgtgcctagtctttCGATGTACACGAGGTtccttttttttgggtaaagggttaccccggtgattctattaaaacaatcccaataaagtacaagtagtgaggatgagttccacactaattcatatacaggacatgccccgtatatgtaaaccaaaaacaaaaccaaaaattCTAAGACAACCCATAACCTAGCCTACATTACATCATGAAACAAAGTAGGCAAGACGAAAACACGAAAAACCAAAAAACGACTCAACCTCCATCATCAAAGATGAAATTGCCACAAACTGGCAACCCCTTGACTCGAATCACAGCATGTCTAGCTATTGGAACCCTTTGTGGAGGAGTTGCTTGCCCGAGCTCTAGACGATGAAGGATGTGTTCCCGAAGTCATAAATTCAttagtttcattgtagacttcaacgacctcctcctcatcTGAATCCCGCTTGTCATTAGTCTGCTTGGCCTTCTTCTCTATACGACCCACAATACTACCTCCCTGACCACCATCATCGTCCTTAAGGATATCAAAGGGGTTTAACGTTGATACCTGATAGTTCATCGGCTTCCTCAAGGACGAATTTGGTTTAGGGTTTACAACAAGTCTATACACTACCTTAGGTTTCTGATTTTTCATATGAAGACCTTGGTTAGTAGTTTTCTTCTTCTTGGCacccacaacctgaaaatcatcaattttctTCCCAGAATCCCCACTCGAAACAACCTGAGGGTTCTTTGGGCACGAGCTATCTTCATGACCAAACACGCAACAAGATGAGCATcttaaaggctcccaatcatattcgaTTTTTACCTCCACCTTTGAATGACCATTACCATCTAAAGATGGGATTGCAACAGTAACACTCCTCTTTAACTCAGCCCCGGCTTGAATTTCAATGAGAGCTCTAGCATAACTGCTTCTTCCCCACGACTCAGCACACATTGTAGTAGTGTACGAATCTAGCATCTTAGGTACCCCTATCTTGGAAGCGAGCAAACTAAGACCGTCCTCAGTGTATGCTGctaacggcacatcatgcatcttgacccaaactggGATAGCTTTAATATCTTCCTTTTCCAACTTGACAAAGGCCGACCACTCCTTCAAAATTATCGGAACATTTCTAATCATCCAAGGTCCATCCTCTACCATTTTATCCATCGCTTCCTTTGTtttgaatttaaagaaaaagaacccgtTCGCATTCATCATTAGTCTAGAGAGACTATATTTAACCCAGTTGTTCTTTTCAAAATAATCCACCACAGGAAAAGCCTGACGTTTACCCAGAAAATATCCATacaaagtgttagcatacctgtCAGTAACTTGTTTAACCGAAGACAATGGAATAACGACATCAGCTCCATCAACCGACTCGCTAGATTCCATCATCCGAAAATTAACCTTTACATTCTCTTTTGCGTTATTCACTACTTTAGCAAATGATAAAGTTCTGCAACCCCAGATAATCTTGTATTCGAGTTACCAGCCAATGGAGTCGCAGCCCCAGAAAACTTTGTACCCCCTTACCAGCTGACAAAATTCACTCCATGAACACCTGTTATTGGCGAGAACAGATTATCCAACTGAACTGGTGCCGTAACCTTAGTGAGTTCATCGATAATGTTTATACCACGTCTTGGCTGTATATTGTTCCCATCAACATCAAGTATTTGATCCGCA encodes the following:
- the LOC110913946 gene encoding uncharacterized protein LOC110913946; amino-acid sequence: MESSESVDGADVVIPLSSVKQVTDRYANTLYGYFLGKRQAFPVVDYFEKNNWVKYSLSRLMMNANGFFFFKFKTKEAMDKMVEDGPWMIRNVPIILKEWSAFVKLEKEDIKAIPVWVKMHDVPLAAYTEDGLSLLASKIGVPKMLDSYTTTMCAESWGRSSYARALIEIQAGAELKRSVTVAIPSLDGNGHSKVEVKIEYDWEPLRCSSCCVFGHEDSSCPKNPQVVSSGDSGKKIDDFQVVGAKKKKTTNQGLHMKNQKPKVVYRLVVNPKPNSSLRKPMNYQVSTLNPFDILKDDDGGQGGSIVGRIEKKAKQTNDKRDSDEEEVVEVYNETNEFMTSGTHPSSSRARASNSSTKGSNS